The following proteins come from a genomic window of Nocardiopsis sp. YSL2:
- a CDS encoding MFS transporter codes for MSGHPTPDPPHPARTEIVRDWRGRSYRVGPTARVLTGVSRPVVLARALAAVAAIGVLQFGYGTAVPVLIDAHGWSPALALVPFLLWALFQGATAPLPHHLAARRLLTPGQTIGTGAALCAAALTALGHVSTPVPAALAYGVLGGVGAGLVYHSCADLVGGWFPDRPGIRFGAVGGAFALGAAPLVPALALAPSPAPLPAAATALAASVLFLGLVGGVGQRHAPRRWWPPGADPRALALRGNADPPAAADFSTAQAWASGPSLPALHAVVALSGAGGLFTIAVLPLVLVAADRPAAETATAATAFAAASGLGRIVSGAAVERTGRRRLLGVLLGAAALALAGLAAVAEAGPTALVVALAAVAGAGTGSCYPLSRAVTEAHFGSDRAAGIPRLVHSSKAVGGLLGVGGAVALLALAPATASWLFAAAAALAAGALLTGALRRPFPVRTLPIRQRIWTARRRRAPM; via the coding sequence ATGTCAGGACACCCCACCCCCGACCCTCCGCACCCGGCCCGCACCGAGATCGTGCGCGACTGGCGGGGCCGCAGCTACCGTGTCGGTCCGACCGCCCGCGTACTCACCGGCGTCTCCCGCCCCGTCGTGCTCGCCCGCGCGCTGGCCGCCGTCGCGGCGATCGGCGTACTGCAGTTCGGCTACGGCACCGCGGTGCCCGTCCTGATCGACGCGCACGGCTGGTCCCCCGCCCTGGCGCTCGTGCCGTTCCTGCTCTGGGCCCTGTTCCAGGGCGCCACCGCGCCCCTGCCGCACCACCTCGCGGCCAGGCGCCTGCTGACCCCGGGCCAGACCATCGGCACGGGCGCCGCCCTGTGCGCCGCCGCGCTGACGGCGCTCGGCCACGTGTCGACCCCCGTCCCCGCCGCCCTCGCCTACGGCGTCCTGGGCGGCGTGGGCGCCGGACTCGTCTACCACTCCTGCGCCGACCTGGTCGGCGGCTGGTTCCCCGACCGGCCCGGAATCCGGTTCGGCGCCGTCGGGGGCGCCTTCGCGCTCGGCGCGGCCCCCCTGGTGCCCGCCCTGGCCCTGGCCCCCTCCCCCGCTCCGCTGCCCGCGGCCGCCACCGCGCTCGCCGCGTCCGTCCTTTTCCTGGGCCTGGTGGGCGGGGTCGGCCAGCGCCACGCCCCGCGCCGGTGGTGGCCACCGGGCGCCGACCCCCGCGCGCTCGCGCTGCGCGGGAACGCCGACCCGCCGGCCGCGGCGGACTTCAGCACCGCCCAGGCCTGGGCCAGCGGCCCGTCCCTGCCGGCCCTGCACGCGGTCGTGGCCCTGTCCGGCGCGGGCGGGCTGTTCACGATCGCCGTCCTGCCGCTGGTGCTGGTCGCGGCCGACCGCCCCGCCGCGGAGACCGCCACCGCGGCCACGGCCTTCGCCGCGGCCAGCGGCCTGGGCCGGATCGTCTCCGGGGCGGCCGTGGAGCGGACCGGTCGGCGCCGCCTGCTCGGCGTACTGCTGGGCGCGGCCGCGCTCGCCCTGGCCGGCCTCGCCGCCGTCGCGGAGGCCGGCCCGACCGCCCTCGTGGTGGCGCTGGCGGCGGTGGCGGGCGCCGGGACCGGGTCCTGCTACCCGCTCAGCCGAGCGGTCACCGAGGCCCATTTCGGGTCGGACCGCGCGGCGGGGATCCCCCGCCTGGTCCACAGCTCCAAGGCGGTCGGCGGACTGCTCGGGGTGGGCGGGGCGGTCGCCCTGCTGGCCCTGGCGCCCGCGACGGCGTCCTGGCTGTTCGCCGCCGCCGCGGCGCTCGCCGCAGGGGCCCTGCTCACGGGTGCGCTGCGCCGCCCGTTCCCGGTCCGGACGCTGCCGATCCGCCAGAGGATCTGGACAGCGCGGCGGCGGCGTGCTCCAATGTGA
- a CDS encoding 2Fe-2S iron-sulfur cluster-binding protein, whose product MTVPVHLAPPKRLIDATIDGEEVRVPEGTTVLDACSASGTEIPTLCYGDTLAPRNACRVCVVEVEGARTLAPACSRKLEPGMSVNTDSERVRHSRKLVLELLGSSVDLSTTPRVPEWMERYEAEPGRFGPRSEPAPLGERDARRAGEHEAGDGSVAATVEQPPKIDNDLYVRDYSKCIMCYKCVDACGDQWQNSFAIGVAGRGFDARISTEHDAPLTDSACVYCGNCIEVCPTGALSFATEFDMRQAGTWDESAQTETTTICTYCGVGCNLTLHVQENEIVKVTSPHDNPVTHGNLCIKGRFGFQHVQRRGEGSARGAEKDPL is encoded by the coding sequence ATGACCGTCCCCGTTCACCTCGCACCGCCCAAGCGCCTGATCGACGCGACGATCGACGGCGAGGAGGTGCGCGTCCCGGAGGGCACCACGGTTCTGGACGCCTGCTCGGCGTCCGGGACGGAGATCCCGACCCTGTGCTACGGCGACACCCTGGCTCCGCGCAACGCCTGCCGGGTGTGCGTCGTGGAGGTGGAGGGCGCGCGCACGCTCGCCCCCGCCTGTTCGCGCAAGCTGGAGCCCGGCATGTCCGTGAACACCGACTCCGAGCGCGTGCGGCACAGCCGCAAGCTGGTCCTGGAGCTGCTCGGCTCCTCCGTCGACCTGTCCACCACCCCGAGGGTGCCGGAGTGGATGGAGCGCTACGAGGCGGAGCCGGGGCGGTTCGGCCCGCGCTCGGAGCCCGCGCCGCTCGGTGAGCGCGACGCCCGCCGCGCGGGCGAGCACGAGGCCGGGGACGGGTCGGTGGCGGCCACGGTCGAGCAGCCGCCCAAGATCGACAACGACCTGTACGTGCGCGACTACTCCAAGTGCATCATGTGCTACAAGTGCGTGGACGCCTGCGGCGACCAGTGGCAGAACTCGTTCGCCATCGGGGTGGCCGGCCGCGGGTTCGACGCCCGGATCTCGACCGAGCACGACGCGCCGCTGACCGACTCCGCCTGCGTGTACTGCGGCAACTGCATCGAGGTGTGCCCGACCGGGGCCCTGTCGTTCGCCACCGAGTTCGACATGCGCCAGGCCGGCACGTGGGACGAGTCGGCCCAGACCGAGACGACCACGATCTGCACCTACTGTGGGGTCGGCTGCAACCTGACGCTGCACGTCCAGGAGAACGAGATCGTCAAGGTCACCTCCCCGCACGACAACCCGGTGACCCATGGAAACCTGTGCATCAAGGGCCGGTTCGGTTTCCAGCACGTGCAGCGCCGGGGCGAGGGCTCGGCGCGGGGCGCGGAGAAGGACCCTCTGTAG
- the sucD gene encoding succinate--CoA ligase subunit alpha, with amino-acid sequence MAIFLNKDSKVLVQGMTGSEGTKHTRRMLASGTSIVGGVNPRKAGQKVDFDGTEVPVFGSVAEGMAATGADVTVIFVPPKFCKDAVFEAIDAGIGLAVVITEGIPVHDTAAFWAHAQAKGNKTRIIGPNCPGLITPGQSNAGIIPADIAKPGRIGLVSKSGTLTYQMMYELRDIGFSSAVGIGGDPIIGTTHIDALAAFEADPDTDVIVMIGEIGGDAEERAAEFVKANVTKPVVGYVAGFTAPEGKTMGHAGAIVSGSSGTAAAKKEALEAAGVKVGKTPTETARIVRAVLSGSVPREEAGAGSAMAPTAP; translated from the coding sequence ATGGCTATCTTCCTGAACAAGGACAGCAAGGTGCTGGTCCAGGGCATGACCGGCTCTGAGGGCACCAAGCACACCCGCCGCATGCTCGCCTCGGGCACCAGCATCGTGGGCGGGGTCAACCCGCGCAAGGCCGGCCAGAAGGTCGACTTCGACGGTACCGAGGTCCCGGTCTTCGGATCGGTGGCCGAGGGCATGGCCGCCACCGGCGCCGACGTCACGGTCATCTTCGTGCCGCCCAAGTTCTGCAAGGACGCGGTGTTCGAGGCCATCGACGCCGGGATCGGCCTGGCGGTGGTGATCACCGAGGGCATTCCGGTGCACGACACCGCGGCGTTCTGGGCGCACGCCCAGGCCAAGGGCAACAAGACGCGGATCATCGGTCCGAACTGCCCGGGTCTGATCACGCCGGGCCAGTCCAACGCGGGCATCATCCCGGCCGACATCGCCAAGCCGGGCCGGATCGGTCTGGTGTCGAAGTCGGGCACGCTGACGTACCAGATGATGTACGAGCTGCGCGACATCGGTTTCTCCTCGGCGGTGGGTATTGGCGGGGACCCGATCATCGGGACCACGCACATCGATGCTCTGGCGGCGTTCGAGGCGGACCCGGACACCGATGTGATCGTGATGATCGGTGAGATCGGTGGTGACGCGGAGGAGCGCGCGGCGGAGTTCGTCAAGGCGAACGTGACCAAGCCCGTGGTGGGGTACGTGGCGGGGTTCACCGCTCCCGAGGGCAAGACGATGGGTCACGCGGGGGCGATCGTGTCGGGTTCCTCGGGTACGGCCGCGGCGAAGAAGGAGGCCCTGGAGGCCGCCGGAGTCAAGGTCGGCAAGACCCCCACCGAGACCGCGCGGATCGTCCGCGCCGTTCTGAGCGGCTCCGTGCCCCGAGAGGAGGCGGGCGCCGGATCGGCCATGGCGCCCACGGCCCCATGA
- a CDS encoding aldehyde dehydrogenase family protein → MTLILKPGTDWAALYERCRTIAPEAFTADRVLNRWGGAWRADGEPRTAHSPVDGSEIAGPPMLDGPTAARAVAAAATEHRAWTAVPLDERRARVRATVRAWGEHRDTLALALVWEIGKPWRLARQDVDRAISGVEWYLDEIDRMLGGRAALDGPVSNIASWNYPMSVLAHAMCVQALAGNGVIAKTPTDGGLVCLTLAVALGVREGLPFTLVGGGGRDLSPSLVRGPEVGCVSFVGGRDAGGRVAADLADLDRPHVLEQEGLNCWGVWEFSDWDALSGQIRRTFDYAKQRCTAYPRFVVQRSRFDAFLQAYLAAVGTVRFGHPLAVADPGDDLPELDFGPVINAAKAKELRDAVAEAVAGGAVPLYRGSLDDALLLPGQNTDAYVAPVALLEPPRPSPLFHAEPFGPVDSIVLVDTEAELLAAMNASNGALVATISCDDADTAAQLASGVRAFKVGVNRPRSRGDRDELFGGLGDSWRGAFVGGELLVHAVTRGPAPERLPGNFPHYTLRPEARA, encoded by the coding sequence ATGACACTGATCCTCAAACCCGGCACCGACTGGGCCGCTCTCTACGAGCGCTGCCGCACCATCGCCCCCGAGGCCTTCACCGCCGACCGCGTCCTCAACCGCTGGGGCGGCGCGTGGCGCGCCGACGGCGAACCCCGCACCGCCCACTCGCCCGTGGACGGCTCGGAGATCGCGGGCCCGCCCATGCTCGACGGCCCCACCGCCGCGCGCGCCGTCGCGGCGGCCGCCACGGAACACCGGGCCTGGACCGCCGTCCCCCTCGACGAGCGCCGGGCACGGGTGCGCGCGACCGTCCGGGCCTGGGGCGAGCACCGCGACACCCTCGCGCTGGCGCTCGTGTGGGAGATCGGCAAGCCCTGGCGGCTGGCCCGCCAGGACGTCGACCGGGCGATCTCCGGCGTGGAGTGGTACCTGGACGAGATCGACCGGATGCTGGGCGGCCGGGCCGCCCTCGACGGCCCGGTCAGCAACATCGCGAGCTGGAACTACCCCATGAGCGTCCTGGCGCACGCGATGTGCGTGCAGGCGCTGGCCGGGAACGGCGTCATCGCCAAGACGCCCACCGACGGCGGCCTGGTCTGCCTGACCCTGGCCGTGGCCCTGGGCGTGCGCGAGGGCCTGCCGTTCACGCTGGTCGGCGGTGGCGGGCGCGACCTGTCCCCGTCCCTGGTCCGCGGCCCGGAGGTCGGGTGCGTGTCCTTCGTGGGCGGGCGTGACGCCGGCGGGCGCGTGGCGGCGGACCTGGCCGACCTGGACCGGCCGCACGTGCTGGAGCAGGAGGGCCTCAACTGCTGGGGCGTGTGGGAGTTCAGCGACTGGGACGCCCTCTCGGGGCAGATCCGCAGGACCTTCGACTACGCCAAGCAGCGCTGCACGGCCTACCCCCGGTTCGTCGTGCAGAGGTCCCGGTTCGACGCCTTCCTCCAGGCCTACCTCGCCGCCGTGGGCACCGTCCGCTTCGGCCACCCCCTCGCCGTCGCCGACCCCGGCGACGACCTGCCCGAACTCGACTTCGGTCCGGTGATCAACGCCGCCAAGGCCAAGGAACTCCGCGACGCCGTCGCCGAGGCGGTGGCGGGCGGCGCGGTGCCCCTCTACCGGGGCTCACTGGACGACGCCCTCCTGCTGCCGGGCCAGAACACCGACGCCTACGTGGCACCGGTGGCCCTGCTGGAGCCGCCGCGGCCCTCCCCGCTGTTCCACGCCGAGCCCTTCGGGCCGGTCGACTCGATCGTCCTGGTGGACACCGAGGCCGAGCTGCTGGCCGCCATGAACGCCAGCAACGGCGCGCTCGTGGCCACGATCTCCTGCGACGACGCCGACACCGCCGCGCAGCTGGCGTCGGGTGTACGGGCGTTCAAGGTCGGAGTCAACCGCCCCCGCTCCCGCGGCGACCGCGACGAGCTGTTCGGCGGGCTGGGCGACTCCTGGCGGGGCGCCTTCGTCGGTGGTGAACTCCTGGTCCACGCGGTCACCAGGGGGCCTGCGCCCGAACGCCTGCCCGGCAACTTCCCGCACTACACGCTGCGCCCGGAGGCGCGCGCCTGA
- the sucC gene encoding ADP-forming succinate--CoA ligase subunit beta: protein MDLHEYEAKQLFGEYGVRLVEGEIADTPDQVRLAAGRIGHRVVVKAQVKTGGRGKAGGVKVADGPEHARARAEEILGMDIKGHTVRRVLVEEASDIAEEYYFSFLLDRADRTFLSICSARGGMEIEEVAVTDPDAVVRTPVGPEGVDRATALEICRAARLPEEVHDCAAATIVQLWEVAVGEDATLVEVNPLVRTADGRIVALDGKVTLDDNAAFRHAEREPFADGSDTDPRELRALAKGLNYVKLDGQVGIIGNGAGLVMSTLDVVAHAGESQGVEPANFLDIGGGASAEVMADGLDIILGDPAVKSVFVNVFGGITACDAVANGIVQALELLESRGDDPGLRKLGKPLVVRLDGNNAELGRRILTERAHPAVRQVDTMDGAAAQAAELAAK, encoded by the coding sequence GTGGATCTCCATGAGTACGAGGCCAAACAGCTCTTCGGTGAGTACGGGGTGCGCCTCGTGGAGGGCGAGATAGCCGACACCCCGGACCAGGTCCGGCTCGCGGCCGGACGGATCGGCCACAGGGTCGTGGTGAAGGCGCAGGTCAAGACGGGTGGTCGCGGTAAGGCCGGCGGTGTGAAGGTGGCCGACGGCCCGGAACACGCCCGGGCCAGGGCCGAGGAGATCCTCGGCATGGACATCAAGGGCCACACGGTCCGCCGGGTCCTGGTCGAAGAGGCCTCCGACATCGCGGAGGAGTACTACTTCTCCTTCCTGCTGGACCGGGCCGACCGCACCTTCCTGTCGATCTGCTCCGCCCGGGGCGGGATGGAGATCGAGGAGGTCGCGGTCACCGACCCGGACGCCGTGGTGCGCACCCCGGTGGGCCCCGAGGGGGTCGACCGCGCGACTGCGCTGGAGATCTGCCGCGCCGCCAGGCTCCCCGAGGAGGTGCACGACTGCGCCGCCGCCACGATCGTCCAGCTGTGGGAGGTCGCGGTCGGGGAGGACGCCACGCTGGTGGAGGTCAACCCGCTGGTCCGCACGGCCGACGGGCGGATCGTCGCCCTCGACGGCAAGGTGACGCTCGACGACAACGCGGCCTTCCGGCACGCCGAGCGCGAGCCCTTCGCCGACGGCTCGGACACCGACCCGCGCGAGCTGCGGGCGCTGGCGAAGGGTCTGAACTACGTGAAGCTCGACGGTCAGGTCGGGATCATCGGCAACGGCGCGGGCCTGGTCATGTCCACGCTGGACGTGGTCGCCCACGCCGGTGAGAGCCAAGGGGTCGAGCCCGCCAACTTCCTGGACATCGGCGGCGGCGCCTCGGCCGAGGTGATGGCCGACGGCCTGGACATCATCCTGGGCGACCCGGCGGTCAAGAGCGTGTTCGTGAACGTGTTCGGCGGCATCACCGCGTGCGACGCGGTGGCCAACGGCATCGTGCAGGCGCTGGAGCTGCTGGAATCGCGCGGCGACGACCCGGGTCTGCGCAAGCTCGGCAAGCCGCTCGTCGTGCGCCTGGACGGCAACAACGCCGAACTGGGCCGCCGGATCCTGACCGAGCGCGCCCATCCCGCGGTGCGACAGGTCGACACGATGGACGGCGCCGCCGCACAGGCCGCCGAGCTCGCGGCGAAGTAG
- the fdhD gene encoding formate dehydrogenase accessory sulfurtransferase FdhD — protein sequence MGRVTVRDKVLRIRDGSASERVDTMVVEEPLEIRLDGSPLSVTMRTPGHDFDLAAGFLVGEGVIGRESDLVAIRYCAGATEDGSNTYNVLDVTLAAGVPVPDTSLERNFYTSSSCGLCGKASLDAVRTKAPWDVGGDGMRIGTDTLTALPDRLRTAQRVFDRTGGLHAAGLFTPEGELLALREDVGRHNAVDKLVGWALRSNRVPLTDTVLMVSGRASFELVQKAWMAGIPMMAAVSAPSSLAVELAAEAGMTLVGFLRGSSMNVYAGRQRILLEGAPGASPAATEGVRVPGR from the coding sequence ATGGGTCGGGTCACGGTTCGCGACAAGGTGCTCAGGATCAGGGACGGGTCGGCGTCCGAGCGCGTGGACACGATGGTGGTGGAGGAGCCGCTGGAGATCCGGCTGGACGGCTCACCGCTCAGCGTCACCATGCGCACCCCCGGTCACGACTTCGACCTGGCGGCGGGCTTCCTGGTGGGCGAGGGCGTCATCGGCCGCGAGAGCGACCTGGTCGCCATCCGCTACTGCGCCGGGGCCACCGAGGACGGGTCGAACACCTACAACGTGCTCGACGTGACCCTGGCCGCGGGCGTCCCGGTGCCCGACACCTCGCTGGAGCGCAACTTCTACACGTCCTCCTCCTGCGGGCTGTGCGGCAAGGCCAGTCTGGACGCCGTGCGCACGAAGGCCCCCTGGGACGTCGGCGGGGACGGGATGCGGATCGGGACCGACACGCTCACGGCGCTGCCGGACCGCCTGCGCACCGCCCAACGGGTGTTCGACCGCACGGGCGGCCTGCACGCCGCCGGTCTCTTCACCCCCGAGGGCGAGCTGCTGGCGCTGCGGGAGGACGTGGGCCGCCACAACGCGGTGGACAAGCTGGTCGGATGGGCGCTGCGCTCGAACCGGGTACCGCTGACCGACACGGTGCTGATGGTGTCCGGGCGCGCCTCGTTCGAACTGGTACAGAAGGCCTGGATGGCCGGAATCCCGATGATGGCGGCGGTCTCGGCTCCTTCGTCCCTCGCCGTCGAGCTGGCCGCGGAGGCGGGGATGACCCTCGTCGGCTTCCTGCGCGGCAGCTCCATGAACGTCTACGCCGGACGGCAACGGATCCTTCTGGAGGGGGCGCCCGGCGCATCCCCTGCGGCCACCGAGGGAGTCCGCGTTCCGGGTCGGTAG
- a CDS encoding NAD(P)H-dependent oxidoreductase subunit E, whose translation MDLRFLDETPNEAEREAVDSVLGPPESGWDGGTRLDTDLRYARGGHAARDRRDLLLPALHAVNDRVGWISPGALDHVCRRLTIPPAEAYAVASFYAMFALQERPRRVVHLCTDIACAAKGSEPLRDRLAERHGPPGGHDGEVAWHESPCLGMCERAPAALAIEAGTRPRSAVAAPATPEALDALAEAAPDGHANGHGPGPAANGHGPSDRDRPAALTTFDETPLAGSHPEPDPADAVPDAGSPDHVLLRRIGRVDPLSLDDYRAEGGYSALREALRLGPAGVLREVSDSGLVGRGGAAFPTGRKWQATASRPDGPHYLVCNADESEPGTFKDRVIMEGDPFSLIEAMTIAGYAIGARTGYLYIRGEYPRALRHLENAITVARERDLLGDDVLGSGFSFDIEIRRGAGAYICGEETAIFGSIEGERGEPRTKPPFPVEKGLFGKPTAVNNVETLVNVLPILLMGGPAYAAVGTEGSTGPKLFCLSGGVRRPGLYELPFGATLRDLIEAAGGVPEGRGIQAVLLGGAAGAFVRGDELDIPLTFEGARAAGTTLGSGVVLVLDDTADLVATLVRVAAFFRDESCGQCVPCRVGTVRQEESLLRISRGADAGSEVALLREVGQAMRDASICGLGQTAWNAVESAVDRLGLFGAAPGAPAGKQTS comes from the coding sequence GAGGCCGAACGCGAGGCCGTCGACTCCGTCCTGGGACCGCCCGAGTCCGGTTGGGACGGCGGCACCCGGCTGGACACCGACCTGCGCTACGCCCGGGGCGGCCACGCGGCACGCGACCGGCGCGACCTGCTCCTGCCCGCACTGCACGCGGTCAACGACCGTGTCGGCTGGATCAGCCCCGGCGCGCTCGACCACGTCTGCCGCCGGCTCACCATCCCCCCGGCCGAGGCCTACGCCGTCGCCTCCTTCTACGCGATGTTCGCGCTCCAGGAGCGTCCCCGGCGGGTCGTGCACCTGTGCACCGACATCGCCTGCGCCGCCAAGGGTTCGGAACCGCTGCGCGACCGGCTCGCCGAGCGCCACGGCCCGCCCGGCGGCCACGACGGCGAGGTGGCCTGGCACGAGAGCCCCTGCCTGGGGATGTGCGAGCGCGCGCCCGCCGCCCTGGCCATCGAGGCCGGGACCCGCCCCCGGTCCGCCGTCGCCGCGCCCGCCACCCCGGAGGCGCTCGACGCCCTGGCAGAGGCCGCCCCCGACGGCCACGCGAACGGCCACGGACCCGGCCCCGCGGCCAACGGCCACGGACCCTCCGACCGGGACCGCCCGGCCGCCCTCACCACCTTCGACGAGACCCCACTCGCCGGGAGCCACCCCGAACCCGACCCCGCCGACGCCGTTCCCGACGCCGGCTCCCCCGACCACGTCCTGCTCCGCAGGATCGGCCGCGTGGACCCGCTCAGCCTGGACGACTACCGGGCCGAGGGCGGCTACTCCGCGTTGCGCGAGGCCCTGCGGCTGGGCCCGGCCGGCGTGCTCCGCGAGGTCTCCGACTCCGGCCTGGTGGGGCGGGGCGGCGCTGCCTTCCCCACCGGACGCAAGTGGCAGGCGACCGCGAGCCGGCCCGACGGCCCGCACTACCTGGTGTGCAACGCCGACGAGAGCGAGCCGGGCACCTTCAAGGACCGCGTCATCATGGAGGGCGACCCCTTCTCCCTGATCGAGGCCATGACCATCGCCGGGTACGCGATCGGCGCCCGCACCGGCTACCTCTACATCCGCGGCGAGTACCCGCGGGCCCTGCGCCACCTGGAGAACGCGATCACCGTGGCCCGCGAGCGCGACCTGCTCGGCGACGACGTCCTGGGCTCGGGGTTCTCCTTCGACATCGAGATCCGCAGGGGCGCCGGCGCCTACATCTGCGGCGAGGAGACCGCCATCTTCGGGTCCATCGAGGGTGAGCGCGGTGAGCCGCGCACCAAGCCGCCCTTCCCCGTCGAGAAGGGGCTCTTCGGCAAGCCGACCGCCGTCAACAACGTCGAGACGCTGGTCAACGTGCTGCCGATCCTCCTCATGGGCGGGCCCGCCTACGCGGCGGTCGGGACCGAGGGCTCCACCGGGCCCAAGCTGTTCTGCCTGTCGGGCGGAGTCCGCCGTCCGGGCCTGTACGAGCTGCCGTTCGGCGCCACCCTGCGCGACCTCATCGAGGCGGCGGGCGGCGTGCCGGAGGGGCGCGGCATCCAGGCGGTCCTGCTGGGCGGCGCGGCCGGGGCCTTCGTCCGCGGCGACGAACTGGACATCCCCCTCACCTTCGAGGGGGCCCGCGCGGCGGGCACCACCCTGGGCTCGGGCGTGGTCCTGGTCCTGGACGACACCGCCGACCTGGTCGCCACGCTCGTCCGCGTGGCCGCCTTCTTCCGCGACGAGTCCTGCGGGCAGTGCGTCCCCTGCCGGGTCGGCACCGTCCGCCAGGAGGAGTCCCTGCTGCGGATCAGCCGGGGCGCGGACGCCGGGAGCGAGGTCGCCCTGCTGCGCGAGGTCGGCCAGGCCATGCGCGACGCCTCGATCTGCGGCCTGGGCCAGACCGCGTGGAACGCCGTGGAGTCGGCCGTGGACCGGCTCGGGCTGTTCGGCGCCGCGCCGGGCGCGCCCGCCGGGAAGCAGACCTCCTGA
- a CDS encoding S1 family peptidase codes for MHRSPLGRAVGTTTLTFGLALTATSAVSADEIPAEQMAAMQEAFGLSEAGVTDLLDAQDEAAELEAELREELGSDFGGAVFDTDTHELTVQVTEARALGDVRRAGAVPDLVSHGEDVLADGVAALDEADAPATVHGWYADPELDTVVIEVDEGAAEDAEALAAEAGLDAVTVQESADRPRTYTDIVGGNPYYFQDAGSWYVCSIGFGVVGGYVTAGHCGDEGSDTWNDVPGTAQIGTVAGSVFPKSDMAWVEITSPDFTATPLVNDYDGGAVTVTGSAEAPVGAAVCRSGRTTGWQCGVIEAKDQTVRYPRGQHVHGLTRTTACAEGGDSGGSWLAGTEAQGVTSGGSGDCTSGGTTYFQPINPILERWNLTLLTG; via the coding sequence TTGCATCGATCCCCCCTCGGACGAGCCGTCGGAACCACCACCCTCACGTTCGGACTGGCTCTGACCGCCACCAGCGCGGTCTCCGCTGACGAGATCCCCGCCGAGCAGATGGCCGCCATGCAGGAGGCCTTCGGTCTGAGCGAGGCCGGTGTCACCGACCTGCTCGACGCCCAGGACGAGGCCGCCGAACTGGAGGCCGAGCTGCGTGAGGAGCTCGGCTCCGACTTCGGCGGCGCCGTCTTCGACACCGACACCCACGAACTCACCGTCCAGGTCACCGAGGCACGGGCACTCGGCGACGTCCGCCGAGCGGGGGCCGTACCGGATCTGGTCTCCCACGGCGAAGACGTGCTCGCCGACGGAGTGGCGGCCCTGGACGAGGCCGACGCGCCCGCCACCGTCCACGGCTGGTACGCCGACCCCGAACTGGACACCGTCGTCATCGAGGTCGACGAGGGCGCGGCCGAGGACGCCGAGGCACTGGCCGCCGAGGCGGGCCTGGACGCCGTCACCGTCCAGGAGAGCGCGGACCGGCCGCGGACCTACACCGACATCGTCGGCGGCAACCCCTACTACTTCCAGGACGCCGGCAGCTGGTACGTGTGCTCCATCGGCTTCGGCGTCGTGGGCGGCTACGTCACCGCGGGCCACTGCGGAGACGAGGGCTCCGACACCTGGAACGACGTGCCCGGCACCGCGCAGATCGGCACGGTCGCCGGATCGGTCTTCCCGAAGAGCGACATGGCGTGGGTGGAGATCACCAGCCCCGACTTCACCGCCACCCCGCTGGTCAACGACTACGACGGCGGCGCCGTGACGGTCACCGGCTCGGCGGAGGCGCCCGTGGGCGCCGCGGTGTGCCGCTCGGGCCGGACGACCGGATGGCAGTGCGGCGTCATCGAGGCCAAGGACCAGACCGTGCGCTACCCCCGGGGCCAGCACGTCCACGGACTGACGCGCACCACCGCGTGCGCCGAGGGCGGCGACTCCGGCGGTTCCTGGCTGGCCGGCACCGAGGCCCAGGGCGTGACCTCCGGCGGCTCGGGCGACTGCACCTCGGGCGGGACCACCTACTTCCAGCCGATCAACCCGATCCTGGAGCGGTGGAACCTCACCCTCCTCACCGGCTGA